A stretch of the Paludisphaera rhizosphaerae genome encodes the following:
- the lysA gene encoding diaminopimelate decarboxylase encodes MDAFQYRGNELYCEDVPVAKLAEEFGTPLYVYSGSMIVETLKTLQEVYAEVDPLVCFSVKANSNLGILRLLKAYGSGFDVVSGGELFRVLKAGGDPAQTVFAGVGKSDPEIAQAIEAGVLMFNVESEAELDSIARVAASMGRVAPIALRVNPDVDPKTHRYTATGQKESKFGLDIDRALRIAATVKDKPSLTMIGMHMHIGSQITTVEPYAKAVAKGVELIGQLREMGHPIAWYNMGGGYGIGYKGPEAKPLKEFAAAILPGIKAAGCRLAIEPGRVIAGNAGVLVGRVLYTKQSGDKRFVIQDAAMNDLIRPALYESFHRIWPVTVPPGLPAPPTDYEAAIPGTEPRDVVGPICESGDFFAKDRPLPPLDRGDLLATFSAGAYGMVMASNYNTRPRAAEILVEGDQARLVRRRETLDELVAAEEGL; translated from the coding sequence ATGGACGCGTTTCAGTACCGCGGGAATGAGCTTTACTGTGAGGACGTCCCCGTCGCCAAGCTGGCGGAGGAGTTTGGGACGCCGCTCTACGTCTACAGCGGGTCGATGATCGTCGAGACGCTGAAGACGCTCCAGGAGGTCTACGCCGAGGTCGACCCGTTGGTCTGCTTCTCGGTGAAGGCCAACTCGAACCTGGGCATTCTCCGGCTGCTGAAAGCGTATGGCAGCGGCTTCGACGTGGTCTCCGGCGGCGAGCTGTTCCGGGTGCTGAAGGCCGGCGGCGACCCCGCCCAGACGGTCTTCGCCGGCGTGGGCAAGAGCGACCCGGAGATCGCCCAGGCGATCGAGGCCGGCGTTTTGATGTTCAACGTGGAGAGCGAGGCCGAGCTGGACTCGATCGCCCGCGTGGCCGCGTCGATGGGTCGGGTCGCGCCGATCGCGCTGCGGGTGAACCCGGACGTCGACCCCAAGACCCACCGCTACACGGCGACCGGGCAGAAGGAATCCAAGTTCGGCCTGGACATCGATCGGGCCCTGCGGATCGCGGCGACCGTAAAGGATAAGCCGAGCCTGACGATGATCGGCATGCACATGCACATCGGCTCGCAGATCACCACGGTCGAGCCCTACGCCAAGGCCGTCGCCAAGGGCGTGGAGCTGATCGGGCAGCTGCGGGAGATGGGCCACCCCATCGCCTGGTACAACATGGGGGGCGGCTACGGGATCGGCTACAAGGGGCCCGAAGCCAAGCCGTTGAAGGAATTCGCGGCGGCGATTTTGCCGGGGATCAAGGCCGCCGGATGCCGGCTGGCGATCGAGCCGGGGCGGGTCATCGCGGGGAACGCCGGCGTGCTGGTCGGCCGTGTGTTATATACCAAGCAGTCGGGCGACAAGCGGTTCGTCATCCAGGACGCCGCCATGAACGACCTGATCCGGCCGGCTCTTTATGAGTCGTTCCACCGGATCTGGCCCGTGACGGTGCCCCCGGGCCTCCCCGCGCCGCCGACCGACTACGAAGCCGCGATCCCCGGGACCGAGCCCCGGGACGTCGTCGGCCCGATCTGCGAGAGCGGCGACTTCTTCGCCAAGGACCGGCCGCTGCCGCCTCTCGACCGCGGCGACCTCCTGGCGACGTTCTCCGCCGGCGCCTACGGCATGGTCATGGCCTCCAACTACAACACCCGCCCCCGCGCCGCCGAGATCCTCGTCGAAGGCGACCAGGCCCGCCTGGTCCGCCGCCGAGAGACCCTCGACGAGCTGGTGGCCGCGGAAGAGGGGTTGTAA